A genome region from Calditrichota bacterium includes the following:
- the rpsF gene encoding 30S ribosomal protein S6: protein MRQYETTFVVDSQLKSGEIDEIVKRFERFISVNGGEVLEVQRWGKRRLAYEIKKRQYGYYVHIRFAGKGSIIRALEREYQLNESILRYLTVVLSKQALKAEALRKEKSLAAATASAPPVAAPTEAADDTAGPEANEAVAAPLPEENAEAPAAPPTEEQ, encoded by the coding sequence TTGAGGCAGTACGAGACCACCTTTGTCGTCGACTCGCAGCTCAAGAGCGGTGAGATCGACGAGATCGTCAAGAGATTCGAACGCTTCATCTCGGTTAACGGCGGAGAAGTTCTGGAGGTGCAGCGCTGGGGGAAACGACGGTTAGCTTACGAGATCAAGAAGCGACAATACGGCTATTACGTGCACATCCGCTTCGCAGGGAAAGGCTCAATCATTCGGGCGTTGGAGCGCGAGTACCAGCTCAATGAGTCCATTCTGCGCTACCTGACGGTGGTGCTGAGCAAGCAGGCGCTGAAGGCCGAGGCGCTCCGCAAAGAGAAGTCGCTGGCGGCTGCTACAGCCAGTGCACCGCCCGTGGCGGCGCCAACCGAGGCAGCTGACGACACGGCCGGCCCTGAAGCAAATGAGGCCGTGGCTGCGCCGTTGCCCGAAGAGAACGCGGAGGCACCAGCAGCCCCTCCAACTGAGGAGCAGTAG
- a CDS encoding sodium-translocating pyrophosphatase, whose protein sequence is MDARTLVLAGGAGGIGLVAAWLYDLAVRRQDPGAARVVEIASAIREGAMAFLRREFLWLSFFVVGVAVLLAVFIQPLTGAAFLVGALCSGLSGWLSMRAATRASAPTAQAATQSIGRALRVAFNGGSVLGFTIVGLGALGLVLTLAGLKWALGGDLNGVVNTVAGFSFGASSVALFARVGGGIYTKGADVGADLVGKVEENIPEDDPRNPAVIADNVGDNVGDIAGMGADLFESNIASIVGAMTIGLATYGAAGTALPLLFAGMGIVASLIGSFFVRWKEGKDDTFQQQTHRARMALNTGMWVTVLLVLIGGYFLVRWQIGQVGVYYATVAGIVGGMLIGLSTEYYTSDRNKPVQRIARAAESGAAMNILAGLGVGMLSTAIPILIAAVAIFVAYHFGNVYGLGMVAVGLLASLGAVLSVDGYGPVSDNAAGLAQMADLGEEARRRAEALDSVGNTTAAISKGFAIASAAFTAFALFWAYTQALRAKGVEISMSLQDPNTLIGLFIGGMLPVVFCALALDAVGKAGYEMVKEVRRQFREIPGLRQGTAKPDYRRCVDISTRRALRQMVAPGALAVVAPLVVGLAFGPEALGGLLAGAIVTGFLFAVLMANAGGAWDNAKKYIEAGQFGGKGSAAHKASVVGDTVGDPFKDTAGPSLNILIKLMSIVALVCVPLFV, encoded by the coding sequence ATGGACGCACGGACGCTGGTGTTGGCAGGTGGTGCAGGCGGTATCGGACTGGTAGCGGCGTGGCTTTACGACCTGGCGGTGCGCCGCCAGGACCCCGGGGCGGCGCGGGTGGTGGAGATCGCCAGCGCCATCAGAGAGGGGGCGATGGCTTTTCTCCGTCGGGAGTTTCTGTGGCTGTCCTTCTTTGTAGTGGGGGTGGCTGTCCTGTTGGCCGTGTTCATTCAACCCCTCACCGGGGCGGCGTTCCTGGTGGGGGCTCTCTGCTCCGGGTTGTCGGGTTGGTTGAGCATGCGGGCGGCCACCAGGGCCAGCGCGCCAACTGCGCAGGCGGCCACGCAGAGCATCGGGCGGGCCTTGCGCGTGGCCTTCAACGGCGGGAGCGTGCTCGGTTTTACTATCGTCGGCCTGGGCGCGCTCGGCCTGGTGCTGACGTTGGCCGGTCTCAAGTGGGCCCTGGGAGGTGACCTGAACGGCGTCGTCAACACCGTGGCGGGTTTCAGCTTCGGGGCAAGCTCTGTCGCCCTGTTTGCCCGCGTGGGCGGGGGCATCTACACCAAAGGCGCGGACGTGGGCGCCGATCTGGTGGGCAAGGTGGAGGAGAACATCCCGGAGGACGACCCGCGCAATCCAGCGGTCATCGCCGACAACGTGGGCGACAACGTGGGCGACATTGCCGGCATGGGAGCGGACCTGTTCGAGTCGAATATCGCCTCCATTGTCGGCGCCATGACCATAGGTCTGGCCACCTACGGCGCCGCAGGCACGGCGCTGCCACTTCTGTTTGCAGGGATGGGCATCGTCGCCAGCCTCATCGGTTCCTTCTTTGTGCGATGGAAGGAGGGCAAGGACGACACCTTCCAGCAACAGACCCACAGGGCGCGCATGGCTTTGAACACAGGGATGTGGGTGACGGTGCTGCTGGTGCTGATCGGCGGCTATTTCCTGGTGCGCTGGCAAATCGGCCAGGTGGGCGTCTACTATGCGACGGTTGCCGGCATCGTCGGAGGGATGCTCATTGGCTTGAGCACCGAATATTACACTTCGGACCGCAACAAGCCGGTGCAACGCATCGCCAGGGCGGCGGAAAGCGGCGCGGCCATGAACATCCTTGCCGGCCTGGGAGTGGGCATGCTCAGCACGGCCATCCCCATTCTCATCGCCGCGGTGGCGATCTTTGTCGCCTATCACTTCGGCAACGTGTACGGCCTTGGCATGGTTGCTGTAGGACTGCTGGCAAGTCTGGGGGCAGTGCTTTCGGTGGATGGCTATGGCCCGGTGAGCGATAACGCAGCGGGTTTGGCGCAGATGGCGGACCTTGGCGAAGAAGCGCGACGGCGCGCCGAAGCTTTGGACAGCGTAGGCAACACCACCGCCGCCATCAGCAAGGGATTTGCCATCGCTTCGGCTGCGTTCACCGCCTTTGCGCTCTTCTGGGCTTACACCCAGGCGTTAAGGGCGAAGGGGGTCGAAATCTCCATGAGCCTCCAGGATCCCAACACGCTCATCGGGCTGTTCATTGGCGGAATGCTGCCAGTGGTTTTCTGTGCCCTTGCCTTGGATGCGGTGGGCAAAGCCGGCTACGAGATGGTTAAGGAGGTGCGCCGGCAGTTCCGAGAGATCCCGGGCCTGCGCCAAGGAACCGCCAAGCCTGACTACCGCCGCTGCGTGGACATCAGCACTCGTCGTGCCTTGCGCCAGATGGTGGCACCTGGGGCATTGGCGGTGGTGGCACCGCTGGTAGTGGGCCTGGCGTTCGGTCCCGAAGCCTTAGGGGGGCTGCTCGCGGGCGCCATCGTCACTGGCTTCCTTTTTGCAGTGCTGATGGCCAATGCGGGGGGCGCGTGGGATAACGCGAAGAAGTACATCGAGGCTGGACAATTTGGCGGAAAGGGGTCGGCCGCGCATAAGGCGTCGGTGGTGGGCGACACGGTGGGCGACCCGTTCAAGGACACGGCCGGGCCGTCGCTGAACATCCTCATCAAGCTGATGTCTATCGTCGCCCTGGTGTGCGTACCGCTCTTTGTGTGA
- a CDS encoding aminoacyl-tRNA hydrolase: protein MTEVTKAVVGLGNPGRKYVRTRHNIGFLVADALVERLGARFAVRTGLYALARAEVEGVGCVVAKPLTFMNNSGQAVAALLRSLTLSPEAVLVVHDDVNLPFGRLRLRAKGSDGGHNGVASIIAELGTEQFPRLRIGIGAHFPPGKMVEYVLSKFGSEEWQQLGGVIDRAVDACLTFVTSSLAAAMNQFNPEIQSSARCGPEHTGRS from the coding sequence ATGACGGAGGTCACAAAGGCCGTAGTGGGGCTCGGTAACCCTGGCCGCAAGTACGTGAGGACCCGGCACAACATCGGCTTCCTGGTGGCCGATGCGCTGGTGGAGCGCCTGGGAGCGCGCTTTGCGGTTAGAACCGGTCTCTATGCACTGGCCCGGGCGGAGGTTGAGGGTGTAGGGTGCGTGGTGGCAAAACCGCTCACCTTCATGAACAATAGCGGCCAGGCGGTGGCTGCCCTCCTCCGAAGCTTGACGCTCTCCCCCGAGGCGGTCCTGGTAGTCCACGACGACGTGAACTTACCATTTGGGCGACTGCGGCTGCGTGCCAAAGGAAGTGACGGCGGGCATAACGGGGTGGCTTCCATCATCGCGGAACTGGGCACCGAGCAGTTCCCGCGCCTGCGCATTGGCATTGGCGCGCACTTTCCACCAGGGAAGATGGTGGAGTATGTGCTGTCCAAGTTCGGGAGTGAAGAATGGCAGCAGTTGGGAGGGGTAATTGACCGGGCGGTTGATGCCTGCTTGACCTTCGTGACCTCTTCTCTGGCGGCGGCAATGAATCAGTTCAACCCCGAGATACAGAGCTCAGCGCGTTGCGGGCCGGAACACACTGGGAGATCGTGA